A single Candidatus Omnitrophota bacterium DNA region contains:
- a CDS encoding SDR family oxidoreductase — MANLLITGGTGVLGSNILCYLLRYSKDKLFLLARGDRNDIQEKISNLTNAQSLRRVEIINGDIIYKNLGIEKNVIHSLFKKIDQVYHCAAITGFRLPLKNARLVNVSGTRNVMDFAKNCRKLNKVHYISTTFLLGNRKHVLRERDLDIGQGFNNSYEESKFEAEVLVNRYRKYGLNVYIYRPSIIVGHSKTGRIANFKLFFETLKLFSVGIYKKIPVDLKVEHNLIPVDIAARAICIISQRESKGETYHIINKENILCFDFMEAAARYFGYENPRWVSPEKFSFSEFTPVQHHLIAPFLPYFQYRGGFAAERTCEILEKYNFVQPAPRVDFFNKMFEYCEKVGFIKRKIYA; from the coding sequence ATGGCAAATTTATTAATAACAGGTGGAACAGGCGTATTGGGATCTAACATCCTGTGCTATTTATTGCGGTATTCCAAGGATAAGTTGTTTTTATTGGCGAGAGGCGATCGGAATGATATCCAAGAGAAGATTTCAAATTTAACAAATGCTCAATCTTTACGCAGAGTCGAAATCATCAATGGCGATATCATTTATAAGAATTTGGGTATTGAGAAAAATGTTATTCATTCTTTATTTAAGAAGATCGATCAGGTTTATCATTGCGCTGCAATTACAGGGTTCCGTCTGCCCCTTAAGAATGCTCGATTAGTTAATGTTAGTGGAACGCGTAACGTGATGGATTTTGCAAAGAATTGCCGGAAATTAAATAAAGTTCATTATATTAGCACAACGTTTTTGCTGGGGAACAGAAAACATGTCTTGAGGGAGAGAGATCTTGACATCGGGCAGGGTTTCAATAATAGTTATGAAGAGAGCAAGTTTGAAGCTGAAGTTTTGGTAAATCGTTATCGAAAGTATGGGCTTAATGTCTATATTTATCGCCCCAGTATAATTGTCGGTCACTCCAAGACGGGTAGAATTGCAAATTTTAAATTGTTTTTTGAGACGTTGAAGTTATTTTCAGTTGGCATATACAAAAAAATCCCTGTTGATTTGAAAGTGGAACACAACTTGATCCCCGTTGATATTGCGGCGCGAGCCATATGTATTATTTCACAGCGAGAATCTAAAGGGGAAACTTACCATATCATAAACAAAGAGAATATTTTGTGTTTTGATTTTATGGAAGCAGCCGCTAGGTATTTTGGCTATGAGAATCCTCGATGGGTTTCCCCTGAAAAGTTCTCTTTTTCTGAATTTACTCCTGTGCAACATCATTTGATTGCCCCTTTTTTACCATATTTTCAGTACAGGGGTGGTTTTGCTGCAGAAAGGACATGCGAAATTTTAGAAAAGTATAATTTTGTTCAACCCGCGCCACGAGTGGATTTTTTTAATAAAATGTTCGAATACTGCGAGAAGGTCGGATTTATAAAACGAAAAATTTATGCTTAA
- a CDS encoding HD domain-containing protein yields the protein MKITHIDYKKELEAASKGMIMIHEPELLIRLIVRMIVRKVEIKHAGMILFDTRRNSYVLTISKGETGVKVPAGYARLTRESPLIKLFTHKAYRPLTLNKSAIISQDINKMIWQESVISNGNGIKELLHHVGDQMQMFNAVACVPAYYRDKLLAILLLGEKNDGTKFEQEELDFFSALAHDVAMAIRNAQLFNNLKKEAQKNKDLFLRTTIVLGSTIEAKDKYTSGHTERVTQYSLTIARQMLANGSANFPESFFDNLYISGMLHDIGKIGIPETILNKNGPLTQEEMEIMKRHTIHGVEILAPLSELKESLSGVRSHHERYDGNGYPDHLKGEDIPMIAAIIAVADSYDAMTTDRPYRKGLSSAQAIEEIKKQIGKQFNPKPARAMVELFEMAKI from the coding sequence ATGAAAATTACCCACATTGACTATAAAAAGGAACTTGAAGCCGCCAGCAAGGGCATGATCATGATTCACGAGCCGGAATTGCTGATCCGGCTCATTGTCCGCATGATTGTGCGCAAGGTGGAAATCAAGCACGCCGGGATGATCCTGTTTGATACCAGGCGGAATTCCTATGTTTTGACGATTTCTAAAGGGGAGACGGGTGTAAAAGTCCCTGCCGGCTATGCCCGTTTAACAAGGGAATCCCCTTTGATCAAATTATTCACACACAAAGCCTACCGGCCGCTGACCCTTAATAAAAGTGCGATCATTTCCCAGGACATCAACAAGATGATCTGGCAGGAAAGCGTCATCAGCAATGGCAACGGCATTAAAGAGCTTTTGCACCACGTTGGGGATCAGATGCAGATGTTTAATGCCGTGGCCTGTGTCCCGGCGTATTACCGGGACAAGCTCCTGGCGATTCTGTTGCTGGGGGAGAAAAATGACGGCACTAAATTTGAGCAAGAGGAGCTGGATTTTTTCTCGGCGCTGGCCCACGACGTGGCCATGGCTATCCGGAACGCCCAACTGTTCAATAATCTAAAGAAGGAAGCCCAGAAAAACAAGGATCTCTTTTTGCGCACAACGATCGTCCTGGGTTCTACGATTGAAGCCAAAGATAAATACACGTCCGGCCACACCGAGCGGGTTACCCAGTATTCCTTGACGATTGCCCGTCAGATGCTGGCCAACGGCTCGGCGAATTTTCCGGAGTCTTTCTTCGATAACCTTTACATCTCCGGGATGTTGCATGACATCGGCAAAATCGGCATCCCCGAAACCATTTTGAATAAAAATGGTCCCCTGACCCAAGAAGAAATGGAGATCATGAAGCGGCACACGATCCATGGTGTTGAAATCCTTGCCCCCTTATCGGAGTTGAAGGAGAGCTTGTCCGGCGTCCGGTCCCACCATGAGCGTTATGACGGCAACGGCTACCCGGATCATTTAAAGGGGGAGGATATCCCCATGATTGCCGCGATTATCGCGGTTGCCGATTCCTACGATGCGATGACGACCGACCGGCCGTACAGGAAGGGGCTAAGCAGTGCGCAGGCCATTGAGGAGATTAAAAAGCAAATTGGAAAACAATTTAACCCGAAGCCGGCCCGGGCGATGGTCGAATTGTTTGAAATGGCTAAGATTTGA
- a CDS encoding beta-ketoacyl-[acyl-carrier-protein] synthase family protein, whose translation MNKSDKGKPVNRRVVVTGLGVVSSIGIGWEEFWKNLIAGKSGISRIVSFDTSVFGKYFGGEIKNFNPAMYLSPARMNKIGRTSQFAIAAAKMALSDAAMTSLNRIACRAGVCVGTTMGEPQTLEKINSVRFLRGLKFVNPYLMNIYPANVISLNLSQELGFKNVSVVFANACSAGNYSIGYAFDCIKAGNIDIALAGGVDSITRLNFTGFNRLMSTAEEKCRPFDKNRQGILVGEGAGMLILESIESARKRGARIYAEILGYGLSCDSLHMTDPSEQGIVSCVNNALENAGVKPEQIDYISAHGTGTRLNDMMEARAVNRVFTHCPNRPPISSIKSMLGHAMGAASAIEAIACCLAMEKGVIPPTINYSTPDPDCPVDCVPNKSRPTKLRCVLNNSFAFGGNNACVVFKKI comes from the coding sequence ATGAATAAGTCCGATAAAGGAAAACCAGTCAATCGACGAGTTGTTGTCACCGGCCTTGGGGTCGTGTCGTCGATCGGGATTGGGTGGGAAGAGTTTTGGAAGAATTTAATCGCTGGGAAATCGGGAATTTCTCGAATTGTAAGTTTTGATACTAGTGTTTTTGGGAAATATTTCGGTGGAGAAATTAAAAATTTTAATCCGGCAATGTACCTCTCTCCAGCACGGATGAATAAAATAGGCCGCACCTCACAGTTTGCTATAGCGGCTGCAAAAATGGCGTTATCCGATGCCGCCATGACTTCTTTAAACAGAATTGCTTGTCGCGCAGGTGTTTGCGTCGGGACAACCATGGGAGAGCCGCAGACATTAGAGAAAATTAATAGTGTCCGATTTTTAAGGGGATTGAAGTTTGTGAATCCGTATTTAATGAATATTTACCCTGCAAATGTAATTTCCTTAAATTTGTCACAAGAATTAGGTTTTAAGAATGTAAGTGTTGTATTTGCAAATGCATGTTCTGCAGGGAACTATTCTATCGGGTATGCGTTTGATTGCATCAAAGCAGGGAATATAGATATTGCGTTAGCTGGAGGAGTTGATTCGATTACAAGATTAAACTTTACCGGCTTTAATAGACTGATGTCAACTGCTGAGGAAAAATGCAGGCCGTTTGATAAGAATAGACAGGGCATTTTGGTAGGGGAAGGTGCAGGTATGCTAATTTTGGAGAGCATAGAATCAGCAAGGAAGAGGGGGGCAAGAATTTATGCGGAGATATTGGGTTATGGGCTGTCTTGTGATTCTCTACACATGACAGACCCCTCCGAACAGGGAATAGTTTCCTGTGTTAATAATGCGCTGGAGAATGCGGGAGTTAAACCGGAACAGATTGATTACATTAGCGCGCACGGCACTGGCACTAGGCTAAACGACATGATGGAGGCGAGAGCTGTTAATCGTGTTTTTACACATTGCCCCAATCGCCCTCCCATTAGTTCAATTAAATCGATGCTGGGGCATGCTATGGGTGCTGCGTCTGCCATAGAGGCTATCGCTTGCTGTTTGGCGATGGAGAAGGGCGTTATTCCACCGACTATTAATTATTCTACTCCAGACCCTGATTGCCCCGTGGATTGTGTCCCTAATAAATCGCGTCCTACAAAATTACGTTGTGTTTTGAATAATTCTTTTGCCTTCGGTGGTAACAACGCATGCGTAGTATTTAAAAAAATATAA
- a CDS encoding XRE family transcriptional regulator: MLIGKKVKELREKRGLTLSELSKQSGIQIATLSRIENMKMTGTLESHIKIAKTLGIDITQLYQDVSIIEKEANISPSPDRETFSYNDKASYEILTTNLLSKKMMPVVLKIEPHGATNPEQGAFGAERFVFVLEGEITAQVGEKTYPLPAHKALYFDASLKHFFRNPGTKTAKLISIMTPVVL; this comes from the coding sequence ATGCTCATCGGAAAGAAAGTCAAAGAATTGCGGGAAAAACGTGGGCTTACGCTCTCGGAACTTTCCAAACAAAGCGGCATCCAGATTGCCACACTAAGCCGCATTGAAAACATGAAAATGACCGGGACGCTGGAGTCCCACATCAAAATCGCCAAGACGCTTGGCATCGACATCACCCAACTTTACCAGGACGTCTCTATTATAGAGAAGGAAGCCAACATCTCCCCCTCCCCTGACCGCGAGACCTTTTCCTACAATGACAAGGCCTCCTATGAAATCCTGACCACGAATTTGCTCTCCAAAAAGATGATGCCCGTAGTCCTCAAGATTGAGCCTCACGGAGCCACGAACCCCGAACAAGGGGCCTTTGGCGCAGAGCGATTTGTATTTGTCCTGGAGGGAGAGATCACGGCGCAAGTCGGGGAGAAAACCTACCCCCTCCCCGCGCACAAAGCGCTTTACTTCGACGCGTCATTAAAGCATTTCTTTCGCAACCCCGGGACGAAAACCGCAAAACTGATTTCAATCATGACCCCTGTGGTGCTATAA
- a CDS encoding four helix bundle protein → MAENKKLRTYKDLIAWQKAYELCVKVFRVANAFPAKEQLCLASQIKRSSLSVPSNIAEGYTRHQTKEYLRFLYIAYASLAELETQLLLANDLKYILQDDFRQIVQLHGETQRIIHGLLKSLKRIPAYA, encoded by the coding sequence ATGGCGGAAAATAAAAAATTACGGACTTATAAGGACCTGATCGCTTGGCAAAAAGCATATGAATTGTGCGTTAAAGTTTTTAGGGTTGCCAATGCGTTCCCGGCCAAGGAACAACTATGTCTCGCGAGCCAAATCAAACGCAGCTCCCTCTCGGTCCCGTCAAATATTGCAGAAGGATACACCCGGCACCAAACAAAGGAATACCTCCGCTTCCTTTATATCGCCTATGCGTCGTTAGCGGAACTGGAAACGCAGCTTTTGCTTGCCAATGATTTAAAATACATTCTACAGGATGATTTCCGACAAATCGTCCAATTGCATGGTGAGACACAAAGAATCATTCATGGCTTACTAAAATCTTTAAAAAGAATCCCCGCCTACGCATGA
- a CDS encoding ATP-binding protein — protein sequence MLNIPAILNFAASSYLFLFNIIVYFKNSKSKVNAAFAFFGLTICLWLASFGMAYSCSDQSLKIALFRVGYIGIILIPINFHLFLNYLLGKPRPILLRVGYGLAAFFLFLNFSPFPLVDGVYVYSWGIYPKVSHLYHPIFLIYFNSLFSYAFFLLIKASFFDKHSSEIQRTKIRYILVGSCFGVFGSIDNLASYGLDFYPMGFLFMIVYPSILSYAILRYRLLDISIAITRTGIFVGTYSFVLGIPFAIAFGLKEYLLGVFKENWWMFPLVCSTVLATAGPFLYLYIQKKAEDRLFEEQHRYQTTLRQASGGMGRVKDLNRLVALIAHIVTRTVRLDYAAVYLFDKATSKFKLGAVKSYSARDAFVNGEISEDSALIQYLLGARAPVVRDEIKQRTEDFGDLSLARVELAMLELSAAVAVPSLIDDKMLAIIILGRKLSGRQYTEDDLNVFSILANQAALAIENAQFYEDMKHKNEQLFKAEKMATIGTMADGLSHQINNRLHALGFIASDVLDTLKLKKDAPMTPEIKEVMVDIEHALSRIQENVTQGGEIVRGLLKYSRKGEEGMGPVDLDQLISAAVEMTQFKIKPGELKILREYGQDIPKLKGNFTQLQEVFFNMIDNAYDAMMQRKSEFKEPGYEATIRVSAVANGNGHLDIFIEDNGIGVKDEDKKKLFTPFFTTKLSSKKGTGLGLYVIQKIIEENHGGKVSYESFYKKGTKAHLCLPVV from the coding sequence ATGCTTAATATTCCTGCAATATTAAACTTTGCTGCGTCTTCTTATTTGTTCTTGTTTAATATCATTGTTTATTTCAAGAACAGCAAATCGAAAGTAAATGCCGCCTTTGCATTTTTCGGGCTAACAATTTGTTTGTGGTTGGCTTCTTTTGGGATGGCGTATTCATGTAGTGACCAATCTTTGAAGATTGCCTTGTTCAGGGTCGGGTACATCGGGATCATATTAATTCCGATAAATTTTCATTTATTTCTGAACTACTTGCTTGGCAAACCCCGGCCAATATTATTGAGGGTCGGATATGGACTGGCTGCATTCTTCCTTTTTCTAAATTTCTCGCCCTTCCCATTAGTTGATGGGGTATATGTCTATTCTTGGGGGATATATCCCAAGGTTTCGCATCTTTATCACCCCATCTTTCTTATTTACTTCAATTCTCTCTTTTCTTACGCTTTCTTTTTGCTTATCAAGGCCTCCTTTTTTGATAAGCATAGCAGCGAAATCCAGCGAACAAAAATTCGCTACATTTTAGTCGGTTCTTGTTTCGGCGTGTTTGGCTCCATTGATAATTTGGCAAGTTACGGGCTGGATTTTTATCCGATGGGTTTTCTATTTATGATTGTTTACCCATCGATTTTATCATATGCGATTTTGCGATACCGTCTTTTGGACATATCAATCGCAATTACCCGAACTGGTATTTTTGTCGGAACATACAGTTTTGTTCTGGGGATTCCTTTCGCCATAGCATTTGGATTGAAGGAATACTTGCTTGGCGTATTTAAAGAAAACTGGTGGATGTTCCCACTGGTTTGTTCTACGGTCTTGGCGACAGCGGGCCCATTTTTGTATCTTTATATACAAAAGAAAGCGGAGGATAGGTTGTTTGAAGAACAACATAGATATCAAACAACATTGCGCCAAGCGTCCGGGGGTATGGGACGTGTTAAAGATTTAAATCGACTTGTGGCATTAATCGCCCATATTGTTACGCGTACAGTTCGCCTTGATTATGCTGCTGTTTATTTGTTTGATAAGGCGACAAGTAAATTTAAACTTGGGGCTGTTAAATCATACTCTGCGAGAGATGCATTTGTTAACGGTGAGATATCTGAAGATTCTGCATTAATTCAATATTTGTTAGGGGCACGAGCGCCAGTTGTAAGAGATGAAATAAAGCAACGGACCGAAGATTTTGGTGATTTAAGTTTAGCAAGGGTGGAATTAGCCATGTTAGAGTTGAGCGCTGCGGTCGCTGTCCCCAGCCTTATTGATGATAAGATGTTAGCAATTATTATTTTGGGGAGAAAGTTATCAGGAAGGCAATATACAGAAGACGATCTCAATGTCTTTTCTATCCTTGCCAATCAAGCCGCTCTTGCCATTGAAAATGCACAATTTTATGAAGATATGAAGCATAAAAATGAACAGTTGTTTAAGGCCGAGAAAATGGCCACAATCGGGACGATGGCGGATGGATTGTCGCATCAGATCAACAATCGGCTTCATGCCTTGGGGTTCATCGCGAGCGATGTCCTGGATACGCTTAAATTGAAAAAAGATGCCCCGATGACTCCCGAGATTAAGGAGGTCATGGTCGATATTGAACACGCCTTGAGCCGCATCCAGGAAAATGTGACTCAGGGTGGGGAGATTGTCCGGGGGCTCTTAAAATATAGCCGTAAGGGAGAGGAGGGCATGGGGCCGGTTGATCTTGATCAACTGATCAGCGCGGCGGTTGAAATGACCCAGTTCAAGATCAAGCCAGGGGAGTTGAAGATCCTTCGCGAGTACGGCCAGGATATTCCCAAGCTTAAGGGAAATTTTACCCAGCTTCAGGAAGTCTTTTTTAACATGATTGACAACGCGTATGATGCTATGATGCAACGGAAGAGTGAATTTAAGGAGCCGGGGTACGAGGCGACCATCCGTGTGTCCGCTGTTGCAAATGGGAATGGCCATTTAGACATTTTTATTGAAGACAACGGGATCGGGGTAAAAGACGAGGACAAGAAGAAGCTTTTCACCCCATTTTTTACGACAAAGTTGTCGAGTAAAAAAGGGACCGGCTTAGGGCTCTATGTGATCCAGAAAATCATAGAAGAGAATCATGGTGGGAAAGTTTCTTACGAATCGTTTTATAAAAAGGGGACCAAGGCTCACCTCTGTTTGCCTGTTGTTTAA
- a CDS encoding 3-hydroxyacyl-[acyl-carrier-protein] dehydratase FabZ has product MPTIEYEELKKILPHAYPFVLIDRVLDYKEGESLVAVKNITSNEWPNAHQQEHYPETLLIEAAAQAALVLYHVTKVKDSPHKPRYAIGKVLVEFFRPVNIGSSVQFSAKMQKVVSFGGLANCVISGQGSAVGELNLFYSVRT; this is encoded by the coding sequence ATGCCCACCATTGAGTATGAAGAATTGAAAAAAATCCTTCCTCACGCCTATCCCTTTGTCCTTATTGACAGAGTGCTGGATTACAAAGAAGGGGAGAGCCTGGTGGCTGTGAAAAACATCACCAGCAACGAATGGCCGAATGCCCACCAGCAGGAACATTATCCCGAGACCCTCTTGATCGAAGCCGCCGCCCAGGCGGCTTTAGTTTTATATCATGTGACGAAGGTGAAGGATTCCCCCCATAAGCCGCGCTATGCCATTGGTAAGGTCCTGGTGGAGTTTTTCCGTCCCGTCAATATCGGCTCCTCCGTTCAGTTTTCCGCCAAGATGCAAAAAGTTGTCAGCTTTGGCGGGTTAGCGAATTGTGTGATCAGCGGGCAAGGATCTGCGGTCGGCGAGCTTAATTTATTTTATAGCGTCAGGACATAA
- a CDS encoding response regulator, which yields MSKLLIVDDEIDIREFAKNFFRKRHIDVFTASGGNEALEIIKTESPDLVLLDVRMEDFTGVELLRKLRQEQNQSKVIMVSGVEDEETVSEAKSLGVLGFIHKPLILDELEKIVLKELQPPTA from the coding sequence ATGTCTAAGTTGTTGATTGTCGATGATGAAATCGACATTAGGGAGTTTGCAAAGAATTTCTTCAGGAAGCGCCACATTGATGTATTTACGGCATCAGGGGGGAACGAGGCGCTGGAAATCATTAAAACGGAAAGCCCGGACCTTGTCCTTCTGGATGTCCGGATGGAGGATTTTACCGGCGTGGAGCTTTTAAGGAAATTGCGCCAGGAACAGAATCAGTCGAAAGTCATCATGGTCTCCGGTGTTGAAGATGAGGAGACGGTATCCGAGGCAAAAAGTCTGGGAGTTCTCGGATTTATTCATAAGCCGTTGATCCTGGACGAGCTTGAAAAGATCGTCCTGAAGGAATTGCAACCGCCAACAGCATGA
- the fabD gene encoding ACP S-malonyltransferase produces MISVALIFPGQGAQYVGMGKEFYDSSSPAREVFDRADQVLKNGLRDVIFNGPAEKLTATAYCQPGIFTFSMAALKALEAHPKYKNYTVKFTAGLSLGEYSALAAAGNLSFEDTLRLVERRSALMEEATKMNKGSMAAIIGFDKDKLVEICQKTGAEVANFNSPKQIVITGHAAKVEEACKLIKEAGAKTVIPLDVSGAFHSSLMKPAAEKFVDVLETVAIRPSTVSAVSNVDGRSSQDPEVIRRKLAEQITSSVQWVETIQHIASQGVTDFIEIGPGKVLAGLIKRTDPTLRVFNIEKPADIELFP; encoded by the coding sequence ATGATAAGTGTCGCTCTCATTTTTCCAGGGCAAGGCGCCCAGTATGTCGGGATGGGGAAGGAGTTTTATGACTCCTCATCGCCGGCGCGGGAGGTCTTTGACCGGGCCGATCAGGTCCTGAAAAACGGTTTAAGGGACGTCATTTTCAACGGGCCGGCCGAGAAATTAACCGCGACCGCCTATTGTCAGCCGGGAATATTCACCTTCAGCATGGCGGCGTTGAAGGCGCTCGAAGCCCATCCGAAATATAAGAATTATACCGTGAAATTTACCGCCGGGTTGAGCCTGGGCGAGTATTCCGCCTTGGCCGCGGCAGGCAACCTGTCCTTCGAAGACACGCTCCGGCTGGTGGAGCGCCGTTCCGCCCTGATGGAGGAAGCCACCAAGATGAACAAAGGGTCGATGGCCGCCATTATCGGTTTTGACAAAGACAAGCTCGTCGAGATTTGCCAAAAGACCGGGGCGGAAGTCGCCAACTTCAATTCTCCGAAACAAATTGTCATTACCGGCCACGCCGCCAAGGTGGAGGAGGCCTGCAAGCTGATCAAGGAGGCTGGCGCTAAAACCGTGATCCCCCTGGATGTCAGCGGCGCTTTCCATTCCTCGCTCATGAAGCCGGCCGCGGAGAAATTTGTGGACGTTCTTGAAACCGTTGCCATCCGGCCTTCAACCGTTTCCGCAGTTAGCAATGTGGACGGGAGATCCTCCCAGGATCCCGAAGTCATCCGCAGGAAGCTGGCCGAACAGATCACGTCCTCTGTCCAGTGGGTTGAAACCATCCAGCACATCGCCAGCCAGGGCGTTACTGATTTCATCGAGATCGGCCCCGGCAAAGTCCTTGCCGGTCTTATCAAGCGGACCGATCCCACCCTCCGGGTTTTCAACATCGAAAAACCGGCCGACATCGAACTGTTTCCGTAA
- a CDS encoding ATP-binding protein, with translation MQINPYSIPPAASAIFILGFGLFTLHKNFSSPKNHAFFLLCLFTTIWLLTYAISFSLSEKGLISLLQRIGFSSVAIIPGALFQLITALFNIHSYKKWTKIIYCIGACFIYLILTTNIIIGDPIPYFWGMYPKAGIAHPFFLIYFLSVVFITYLPLVQITIFNQGNLEKTRHAKYILLALLFFSTACLDYLPNYGKEIYPAGYLFAVLFLIVVGYATIRHHLLDVNIIIKKGIIYSCLLTLISLTYVIMVLSFERIFQGFFQYNNLPYSIFIATLVALMFIPLRNQIQEFLDRHFLKGTPIEIAEENEHLWREVANSEKLHAIATLASGLAHEIKNPLTSIKTFTEYLDPKKNDPEFLKKFSRIVGHEVDRIDNLVHQLLEFAKPTPPLLKITDVHLIISDTLTLLNNEFLKHQINISLNLNAASMPLADANQLKQALLNIFLNALDAMKNGGTLAIETSNPTAGLFRCAISDTGIGIDKNDLPHIFDPFFTKKDRGTGLGLAITYGIIKEHGGSIRVESALGKGTKFIIELPVQGTTNEIKS, from the coding sequence ATGCAAATTAACCCATATTCAATCCCTCCCGCGGCTAGCGCAATTTTTATTCTTGGATTTGGACTTTTTACTCTCCACAAAAATTTCTCTTCGCCCAAGAATCACGCATTTTTTCTCTTGTGCCTTTTTACAACAATTTGGCTCTTAACTTACGCAATCAGTTTCTCTCTATCAGAGAAAGGCCTGATATCCCTTTTACAAAGAATTGGATTTAGCAGTGTCGCAATAATACCCGGGGCCCTTTTTCAACTCATTACAGCTCTTTTTAATATACACTCATATAAAAAATGGACAAAAATTATTTACTGCATTGGGGCATGTTTTATATATTTAATCCTTACCACTAACATTATCATCGGAGACCCGATCCCATATTTTTGGGGGATGTATCCGAAAGCTGGTATAGCCCATCCTTTCTTTCTGATTTATTTTCTTAGTGTTGTTTTTATAACGTACCTTCCGTTAGTGCAAATCACGATCTTCAACCAAGGAAATTTAGAAAAAACCCGCCACGCCAAGTATATATTGCTGGCATTGTTATTCTTTTCTACAGCATGCCTGGACTATTTGCCAAATTATGGCAAAGAAATCTACCCTGCTGGGTACTTATTTGCCGTGCTTTTTTTAATTGTCGTGGGCTATGCCACAATTAGGCATCATCTGTTAGATGTAAATATAATCATAAAAAAGGGAATTATATACTCCTGCCTGTTGACATTAATTTCATTAACTTATGTAATTATGGTCCTATCATTTGAGCGCATATTTCAAGGTTTTTTTCAATACAACAACCTGCCCTATTCAATATTTATTGCCACTTTGGTCGCACTAATGTTTATACCACTGCGGAACCAAATCCAGGAATTCTTAGATCGGCATTTCCTCAAGGGAACCCCCATAGAAATTGCGGAAGAGAATGAACACCTTTGGAGAGAGGTAGCAAATAGTGAAAAGCTTCACGCCATCGCCACCCTGGCTAGCGGCCTTGCCCATGAAATTAAAAACCCTCTCACATCAATAAAAACATTTACGGAATATCTCGACCCAAAAAAGAACGACCCTGAATTCCTGAAAAAGTTCTCCCGCATTGTGGGCCACGAAGTTGACAGAATAGACAACCTTGTCCACCAGCTCCTCGAATTTGCCAAGCCCACCCCACCACTTTTAAAAATAACTGATGTCCATCTTATCATTAGCGATACCCTGACCTTGCTGAACAACGAATTTCTTAAACATCAAATCAACATTTCACTAAATCTCAACGCGGCATCCATGCCGTTGGCGGATGCAAATCAGTTGAAGCAGGCCCTGCTCAACATTTTCTTAAATGCGTTGGACGCCATGAAAAACGGCGGGACTCTTGCCATCGAAACCAGCAACCCCACCGCGGGGTTGTTCCGTTGCGCAATCAGTGACACAGGAATAGGTATCGATAAAAATGACCTCCCCCACATCTTTGATCCCTTTTTTACAAAAAAGGACCGGGGGACAGGGTTAGGGCTTGCTATCACTTACGGAATCATCAAGGAACACGGTGGGAGCATTCGCGTGGAAAGCGCTTTGGGGAAAGGCACAAAATTTATTATTGAACTCCCAGTCCAGGGCACTACAAATGAAATCAAATCTTAG
- a CDS encoding response regulator: MNKILICDDEEGVRESLKLILGDYYELILTTSGEQCLECLRNSKDVKLVLLDIKMPQVNGLEILKEVKAKHPDKKVIIITGYKSVETATEAVRLGASGYIVKPFKAEEILGAARKNLSHAN; encoded by the coding sequence ATGAACAAAATCCTGATCTGTGACGATGAAGAAGGCGTGAGAGAATCCCTGAAACTGATCCTGGGGGATTATTATGAATTGATTTTAACGACGTCGGGGGAACAATGCCTGGAGTGCCTTAGGAATTCCAAAGACGTCAAATTGGTCCTGCTGGACATCAAAATGCCGCAGGTCAACGGGCTGGAAATCCTTAAAGAGGTCAAAGCGAAGCATCCGGATAAAAAAGTCATCATCATCACCGGCTACAAATCCGTGGAAACCGCCACAGAAGCCGTCCGCCTTGGAGCATCAGGGTATATTGTGAAGCCGTTTAAGGCGGAGGAGATACTGGGGGCGGCGAGGAAGAACTTATCACATGCAAATTAA